From a region of the Chloroflexota bacterium genome:
- the acpP gene encoding acyl carrier protein, giving the protein MSDTEERIKAIIVKLLGAKPEDISADKKFREDLEADSLDLVELIMAFEEEFGGEISDEDAQKITTVGEAIEYVDSKMRK; this is encoded by the coding sequence ATGTCGGATACTGAAGAGCGAATCAAAGCAATCATTGTCAAGCTGTTGGGCGCCAAGCCTGAGGATATTTCAGCGGACAAGAAATTCCGTGAAGACCTCGAGGCAGACTCGCTCGATCTGGTTGAATTGATCATGGCCTTCGAGGAAGAGTTCGGAGGCGAGATCTCGGACGAAGACGCTCAGAAGATCACCACCGTTGGCGAAGCCATCGAATACGTTGACAGCAAGATGCGCAAGTAA